One window from the genome of Nicotiana tomentosiformis chromosome 5, ASM39032v3, whole genome shotgun sequence encodes:
- the LOC104105133 gene encoding protein mago nashi homolog has protein sequence MAELEDNGEFYLRYYVGHKGKFGHEFLEFEFRPDGKLRYANNSNYKNDTMIRKEVFLNPAVLKECRRIVADSEIMKEDDNNWPEPDRVGRQELEIVMGNEHISFTTSKIGSLMDVQTSKDPEGLRIFYYLVQDLKCFVFSLISLHFKIKPI, from the exons ATGGCGGAGTTGGAAGACAATGGCGAGTTCTACCTGAGGTATTATGTCGGTCACAAAGGGAAATTCGGGCATGAGTTCTTAGAATTCGAGTTTCGTCCCGACGGCAAACTCCGTTATGCCAACAACTCCAATTACAAGAACGATACCATGATTCGTAAAGAGGTTTTCCTTAACCCTGCCGTACTCAAAGAGTGCCGCCGCATTGTCGCCGATAGCGAG ATTATGAAGGAAGATGATAACAACTGGCCTGAACCGGATAGAGTTGGGAGGCAGGAGCTTGAGATAGTGATGGGGAATGAGCACATATCATTCACTACATCTAAGATTGGTTCACTGATGGATGTGCAAACCAGTAAAGATCCTGAGGGACTTCGTATCTTCTATTATCTTGTTCAG GACCTCAAGTGTTTTGTGTTCTCTCTCATCTCTCTCCATTTCAAGATCAAACCCATTTAA
- the LOC138892665 gene encoding uncharacterized protein, with amino-acid sequence MTPKELQISSNGVIHIDQLKDFIMGTIKDKYDVTAKSSLAYVKPYTSRIDSLKMTGGYQPPKFQQFDGKENPKQHIAHFIETCNDVGTYGDYLVKQFVCSLKGNAFDWYTDLEAGSIDSSEQLEHEFLNRFSSTRRTVSMVEHTSTLQWKDEPVIDFINRWRNASLNCKDKLSETSGIEMCIQGMHWGLRYILQGIKPKSVEELAARAHDMELSMSSSKNQGPPVYEPRKGKDKQEIKKGGKFVPKSERKESMNINVSPLKVTTKASKKQSVKTTSLQDKAGRKLTMKEMQAKEYPFLDSDVPTIFEELLELKLIEFPEIKHPDEAGMTNDPNYCKYHWLIGHPIKKCFIFKEKIMDLAAEGKILLGDEKESSNQVSVTFGSLDPIILFNFAEVHECEGIQTTSPPKMIKFGDFEPINVNTSLFLPIVNKVIVKEGSQEKNESYAGQTDDEGWILVTRRRRCKTNSQRESSKQLTKEKMEKRPKKKMIKKDRKKIKMEENHYQRLCRPVTLEEFMPSRLCVQVESYCKVDGEETKKEYPSMLSLSFFEKLTERPFEEVDTCDAKITFTNYDLLLGETHHNCPLFMVGFVCERRVSRILIDDGFSVNILLIHNVKELGTPMDGLCESLLMIQEFNQGGQRAIRAIKLEINMGDMRSSAWIHVIDAKSSYNILLGRPWIHENNVISFTYHQCLKYWEDGVEKEIVVDGKPFTEAESYFANAKFYLKNYVSKEVKVDDVMLTKSVAKKVDVTTGKAKITVEKDQVLYDRNKIYKASSSKKVTHVLRYVPKAMKVEDPFSELQALPTRRTYEVFDPNAYKLLAKAGYDPNVSSKLDKLPPEASNPAQKMMIEKGYPLKQSREGSSYHITIRDKQNASSHMEVEEKCLDIHVYHHTSFNDGDPQEDEDAKNAPPELEEGVKTKVDALKEVNLRAI; translated from the exons ATGACACCTAAGGAACTTCAGATTTCATCTAACGGGGTAATTCACATCGACCAGTTGAAAGACTTCATTATGGGAACTATCAAAGACAAGTACGATGTTACTGCCAAGTCTTCTCTCGCATATGTGAAGCCATACACTTCGAGAATTGATAGTTTGAAGATGACCGGGGGTTACCAACCTCCAAAATTTCAACAATTCGATGGTAAAGAAAATCCAAAGCAACACATTGCACACTTCATTGAAACTTGCAATGATGTTGGAACCTATGGAGATTATCTTGTCAAGCAGTTTGTTTGCTCcttaaaaggaaatgcttttgattggtacacTGATCTCGAGGCAGGTTCTATCGATAGTTCGGAGCAACTTGAACATGAATTTCTCAATCGCTTCAGTAGCACAAGACGAACTGTAAGCATGGTTGAGCACACAAGCACGCTTCAATGGAAGGATGAACCAGTCATTGATTTCATCAATCgatggaggaatgcaagcctcaactgcaaagacaaACTTAGTGAAACTTCTGGAATAGAAATGTGTATCCAAGGAATGCATTGGGGACTTCGCTACATACTACAGGGTATCAAGCCTAAGTCTGTTGAAGAATTAGCTGCACGTGCTCATGATATGGAGTTAAGCATGTCTTCAAGTAAAAATCAAGGACCACCTGTTTATGAACCTCGCAAAGGAAAGgataaacaagaaataaagaaaggaGGCAAGTTTGTGCCAAAGTCTGAGAGAAAGGAATCAATGAATATTAATGTCTCGCCATTAAAGGTCACTACAAAAGCGAGTAAGAAGCAAAGTGTGAAGACAACTTCCTTACAGGATAAAGCTGGCCGAAAGTTAACTATGAAGGAAATGCAAGCGAAAGAATATCCATTCTTGGACTCTGATGTTCCaacaatttttgaagaactccttgAGTTGAAACTCATTGAGTTTCCCGAAATAAAGCATCCAGACGAAGCTGGAATGACTAATGATCCAAATTATTGCAAGTACCATTGGTTGATTGGCCACCCTATTAAAAAGTGCTTCATCTTCAAGGAGAAAATCATGGACTTGGCTGCTGAAGGAAAAATCTTGCTCGGGGATGAGAAGGAAAGTTCGAATCAAGTCTCCGTCACTTTTGGTTCACTTGATCCCATTATCCTTTTCAATTTTGCCGAAGTACATGAATGTGAGGGTATCCAAACTACATCACCACCAAAGATGATTAAATTTGGTGACTTTGAGCCTATCAATGTGAACACATCATTGTTTCTCCCTATAGTAAATAAAGTAATAGTGAAGGAAGGATCTCAAGAGAAAAATGAATCATATGCTGGTCAAACtgatgatgaaggttggattCTTGTGACTCGACGGAGACGCTGCAAGACAAATTCACAAAGGGAATCAAGTAAGCAATTGACTAAGGAAAAAATGGAGAAAAGACCCAAGAAGAAAATGATAAAGAAGGATCGGAAGAAAATAAAAATGGAGGAGAATCACTATCAAAGGCTATGTCGTCCAGTGACATTAGAAGAATTCATGCCAAGCCGGTTATGCGTGCAAGTAGAATCTTATTGTAAGGTAGATGGGGAAGAGACAAAGAAGGAATATCCATCAATGCTTTCGCTTTCATTCTTTGAAAAACTCACTGAGCGTCCATTTGAAGAAGTGGACACTTGTGATGCAAAAATTACATTCACTAATTATGATCTTTTGCTTGGTGAAACACACCATAATTGTCCCTTGTTTATGGTTGGATTTGTGTGTGAGCGAAGAGTAAGTAGAATCTTGATTGATGATGGATTTAGTGTCAATATTCTCCTAATTCATAATGTCAAAGAGCTTGGCACACCGATGGATGGACTATGTGAAAGTCTTTTGATGATTCAAGAATTCAATCAAGGGGGCCAAAGAGCTATAAGGGCTATCAAATTAGAAATAAATATGGGAGATATGCGTTCGAGTGCATGGATACACGTGATCGATGCAAAAAGCTCATATAATATCTTGTTAGGAAGGCCATGGATACACGAAAACAATGTGATTTCATTCACCTACCATCAATGCTTGAAGTACTGGGAAGATGGGGTTGAAAAGGAGATAGTTGTTGATGGTAAGCCCTTTACCGAGGCTGAATCATACTTTGCCAATGCAAAATTTTACTTAAAGAATTATGTCTCAAAAGAGGTTAAGGTTGATGATGTGATGTTAACCAAAAGTGTTGCAAAGAAGGTTGATGTCACAACTGGCAAGGCAAAGATTACGGTTGAAAAAGATCAAGTGCTTTATGATAGGAACAAGATATATAAGGCATCTTCGAGTAAGAAAGTGACTCATGTTCTTCGCTATGTTCCAAAGGCAATGAAGGTTGAAGACCCATTTTCTGAACTACAAG CACTTCCTACAAGGCGCACATATGAGGTCTTTGACCCAAATGCCTACAAATTGTTAGCGAAAGCTGGATATGATCCTAATGTATCATCCAAGTTGGATAAGCTCCCACCTGAAGCTTCTAACCCTGCTCAAAAGATGATGATAGAGAAAGGGTACCCCCTAAAACAATCACGTGAAG GGTCATCATATCATATCACCATTCGTGACAAACAAAATGCTTCATCTCATATGGAAGTCGAGGAAAAGTGCCTTGATATTCATGTATATCATCACACATCTTTCAATGATGGTGATCCTCAAGAGGATGAAGATGCTAAAAATGCACCACCTGAGcttgaagaaggggtgaagaCAAAGGTTGATGCACTAAAAGAAGTCAATCTCAGAGCTATTTAA
- the LOC138892666 gene encoding uncharacterized protein — MVEKGFDAYLAFVRDISANTPTVESVPVVRDFPDRIGIGYVLMQEGRMIAYVSHQLKPHEKNYHVHDLELASIVHALKIWRHYLCGVSCKNASVVADALNRKVESMGSLTYISVCKRPLALDVQALAKQEHQYDDPHLLVLKDTVQHDDAKEVSIEDDEVLRVQGWICVPNVDGLHELILEEAHSSRYFIHPGAAKMYQDLRQPYWWRRMK; from the exons atggttgagaaggggtttgATGCGtacctagcctttgtgagagatatcagtgctaatactcctaccgttgagtcagttccagtagtgagagatttcccagat AGGATTGGTATTGGGTATGtcttgatgcaagagggtaggATGATTGCTTATGTTTCacaccagttgaagccccatgagaagaactaccatgtccatgatctagagttggcatctattgttcacgcattgaagatttggaggcattatctctgtGGCGTGTCTTGcaag AATGCcagtgtggtggccgatgccttgaataggaaggtggagagtatgggtagccttacaTATATTTCAGTTTGTAAGagaccattagcattggatgttcaggcgttggccaagca agagcatcagtatgacgacccccatttgcttgtccttaaggacacggtgcagcacgacGATGCTAAGGAGGTTTCTATCGAAGATGACGAGGTGTTGCGGGTTCAGGGatggatatgtgtgcccaatgtggatgggttgcatgaattgatccttgaggaggcccacagttcgcgctacttcattcatccgggtgccgctaagatgtatcaggatttgaggcaaccctattggtggaggagaatgaagtaA
- the LOC138892667 gene encoding uncharacterized protein — protein MLVSEYAIRFSELSRYAPTLVSTVRERVRRFIEGLNYGVTFSMTQELETDTPYQQVVEIARRLKGMQGREREDREAKRPQGTRGFSGGNAAATARDGRAYALPISQGPQGSQAMVVAPVAAPPAPPARYGGQACRGLLREGVQAHFYTFSGMTEAIASNAVITCIVPGCHRDASVLFYPGSTYSYVSSYFAQYLDISHDSLIALVYVSTPVGDSIIVDCVYQSCLVTIGGYEIRVYLLLLNMVDFDMILGMDWFVSLSCYFGLSCQDRDIGYAKVFAVGEEGYIGLYS, from the exons AtgttagtgtcagagtatgctatcagattcagtgagttgtcccgatatgcacctaccttggtttctacagtcagagagcgagttcgcagattcatcgaggggctcaactatggtgtTACATTCAGCATGACTCaagagttggagacagatactccatatcagcaggtggtagagatcgcgcGGAGGTTGAAGGGTATGCAGGGccgggagagagaggacagggaggccaagaggcctcaaggtactagaggatttagtggtggcaaTGCTGCAGCTACAGCCCGGGATGGCAGGGCATAT GCTCTACCGATTTCACAAGGTCCACAAGGTTCACAGGCCATGGTTGTTGCTCCAGTTGCCGCCCCACCTGCACCGCCAGCTAGGTATGGAGGTCAGGCATGTAGAGGTCTCCTTAGAGAGGGAGTCCAGGCTCATTTCTATACTTTTTCGGGTATGACGGAGGCTATCGCTTCAAATgctgtcatcacatgtattgttccgggCTGTCACAGGGATGCCTCAGTTTTATtttatccaggctccacttactcatatgtatcatcttactttgctcaaTATTTGGATATATCACACGATTCTTTGATTGctcttgtatatgtgtccacacctgtaggagattctattattgtagactgTGTTTATCAGTCATGTTTAGTTACTATTGGTGGGTATGAGATCAGAGTTTATCTATTgctactcaatatggtagactttgatatgatcttgggcatggactggtttgtctccctatcatgctattttggattgtcatgccaagaccgtgacattggctatgccaaggTTTTCGCGGTTGGAGAggaggggtacattggattatattcctag